The Terriglobia bacterium genome window below encodes:
- a CDS encoding DsbA family protein: protein MKTKQPSVAWLISLLVFAACGATALRAQSPNEVLRPPKGAKVAIVVFEDLECPDCARAAPLVLEAAKAYKIPVVRYDFPLPQHLWSFDAAVLARFFGSKSPALGVEYREYIFEHQQQITGANPLDETGQKQRLRVATEKFAQEHKVVLPFVVDPQNKFANAVRADRDLGTRIGIQHTPTLYVVNNSRTGRPFIEVVDRSQLFQLIDQMKSEAGS from the coding sequence ATGAAGACGAAGCAACCCAGCGTGGCCTGGCTGATCAGCTTGTTAGTTTTTGCCGCGTGCGGCGCCACCGCCTTGCGCGCGCAGAGCCCCAATGAGGTCCTGCGCCCGCCCAAGGGCGCTAAGGTGGCCATCGTGGTTTTCGAAGATCTCGAGTGCCCCGACTGCGCCCGCGCCGCCCCGCTCGTTCTGGAAGCCGCCAAGGCCTACAAGATCCCCGTAGTCCGCTACGACTTCCCCCTGCCCCAGCATCTGTGGTCCTTCGATGCCGCCGTATTGGCCCGCTTTTTCGGCAGCAAGTCGCCCGCGCTCGGCGTGGAATATCGCGAGTACATCTTCGAGCACCAGCAACAGATCACCGGCGCCAATCCCCTGGACGAAACCGGCCAGAAGCAGCGCCTGCGCGTCGCCACGGAAAAATTCGCCCAGGAACACAAGGTCGTGCTGCCCTTCGTCGTGGACCCACAGAACAAGTTCGCCAACGCCGTCCGCGCCGACCGCGACCTCGGCACCCGCATCGGCATCCAGCACACGCCGACGCTCTACGTCGTCAACAACAGCCGCACCGGACGCCCCTTCATCGAAGTCGTCGATCGTTCGCAGCTATTTCAATTGATTGACCAGATGAAAAGCGAAGCCGGCTCCTGA
- a CDS encoding ATP-binding cassette domain-containing protein — translation MPLVEVRNVTKVFLLGESAWGGGAKGEVRALDDVSLDIHAGETLGLVGESGSGKTTLGRVILRLIEPTSGTVRFAESADVLAASAAQMRRLRRDMQIIFQDPFGSLDPRMRVREVLAEPAQIHRAQMGREEPAPLTPSELLRAVGMDEAALGRYPHEFSGGQRQRIGIARALALRPRFIVADEPVSALDVSVGAQIINLMARLQREFKLTYLFISHSMPVVRYLATRIAVMYRGKIVELGTTEQMTTRAAHPYTQSLLAATPELAQSQ, via the coding sequence ATGCCGCTGGTTGAAGTGCGCAATGTGACCAAGGTTTTTCTGCTCGGCGAATCCGCGTGGGGCGGAGGCGCGAAGGGCGAGGTGCGGGCGCTGGACGACGTGTCGCTCGACATTCACGCGGGAGAAACGCTTGGCCTGGTGGGCGAGTCGGGCAGCGGCAAGACTACGCTGGGCAGGGTGATTTTACGGCTCATTGAGCCGACGTCGGGAACAGTGCGCTTCGCGGAAAGCGCGGACGTGCTTGCGGCGAGCGCGGCCCAGATGCGGCGGCTGCGGCGCGACATGCAAATCATCTTCCAGGACCCGTTCGGCTCGCTCGACCCGCGCATGAGGGTGCGGGAAGTCCTGGCCGAACCGGCGCAGATTCACCGGGCGCAGATGGGCCGCGAAGAGCCAGCGCCGCTCACGCCGTCGGAGTTGCTGCGGGCCGTCGGCATGGATGAAGCGGCCCTGGGGCGGTATCCGCACGAGTTCAGCGGGGGACAGCGGCAGCGGATCGGGATTGCGCGCGCGCTGGCGCTGCGCCCGCGGTTTATCGTGGCCGACGAACCGGTGTCGGCGCTGGACGTCAGCGTGGGGGCGCAGATCATCAACCTGATGGCACGACTGCAGCGCGAGTTCAAGCTCACCTACCTGTTCATCTCGCACTCCATGCCGGTGGTACGTTACCTAGCGACGCGGATCGCGGTGATGTATCGCGGCAAGATCGTTGAACTGGGAACGACGGAGCAGATGACGACGCGCGCGGCGCATCCGTACACGCAGTCGCTGCTGGCGGCGACGCCGGAGCTGGCGCAAAGTCAGTAA
- a CDS encoding DUF1003 domain-containing protein yields MPCDPEVLKQVPLFAQLDDEETAVLAAQTEIKSFAPRQRIYKIGDSSGRAYIVITGRVRVATVDEDHQEVVVDEPGQGEFFGFASMLEQTPHQTEALAAEETVCVEVDRNDILHLIQRKPHAAMDMLSVLGHQFHAAQQLVRIRAGRHPNEIIEEQATLGERIADSVASFGGSWSFIILFGVLLTMYTMINVRLANHAWDPYPFILLNLFLSMLAAIQAPVIMMSQNRQDKKDRLRGELDYDVNRRAHTEIQGLAHKLNLLGDRLGDMEELLRSKA; encoded by the coding sequence ATGCCCTGCGATCCCGAAGTGTTGAAGCAAGTCCCGCTGTTTGCCCAGCTCGACGACGAGGAGACCGCCGTCCTCGCCGCGCAGACCGAGATCAAGAGCTTCGCGCCGCGGCAGCGCATTTACAAAATCGGCGACTCCTCTGGACGCGCCTACATCGTCATCACCGGCCGCGTGCGCGTCGCCACGGTCGACGAAGACCACCAGGAAGTCGTCGTCGATGAGCCCGGGCAGGGCGAATTTTTCGGCTTCGCTTCCATGCTGGAGCAGACCCCGCACCAGACCGAGGCGCTGGCCGCCGAGGAAACCGTCTGCGTCGAGGTGGACCGCAATGACATTCTCCACCTCATCCAGCGCAAGCCGCACGCCGCCATGGACATGCTCTCCGTGCTTGGCCACCAGTTTCACGCCGCCCAGCAACTGGTGCGCATCCGCGCCGGCCGCCACCCCAACGAGATCATCGAGGAGCAGGCCACACTCGGCGAGCGCATCGCCGACTCGGTGGCCTCCTTCGGTGGCTCCTGGTCGTTCATCATCTTGTTTGGCGTCTTACTCACCATGTACACCATGATCAACGTGCGCCTCGCCAACCACGCCTGGGACCCGTATCCCTTCATCCTGCTCAACCTGTTTCTCTCCATGCTGGCCGCCATCCAGGCGCCGGTCATCATGATGAGCCAGAACCGGCAGGACAAGAAAGACCGCCTGCGCGGCGAACTTGACTACGACGTCAACCGCCGCGCCCACACCGAAATCCAGGGCCTGGCCCACAAGCTCAACCTGCTCGGCGACCGCCTCGGGGACATGGAGGAACTCCTGCGCTCGAAGGCGTGA
- the rpe gene encoding ribulose-phosphate 3-epimerase — protein MIELAPSILSADFAHLADQVHAAGQGGGSLLHVDVMDGHFVPNITIGPPVVKALRKVTQLPLDCHLMIENPDLYIGAFADAGADWISVHQEECVHLNRTLTLIKSHGCRAGVVINPATPVATLCEVLDLVDFVLVMSVNPGFGGQKFIPASLHKIARLAAMRTERNLNYRIEVDGGIALDTVQQVVRAGAEILVAGSAVFGSGDIKSNAASLLKAATEATLLKV, from the coding sequence GTGATCGAGCTGGCGCCTTCGATATTGTCGGCTGATTTTGCCCACTTGGCGGACCAGGTGCACGCGGCGGGCCAGGGTGGCGGGTCGCTGCTGCACGTCGACGTGATGGACGGCCACTTCGTGCCCAACATCACCATCGGGCCGCCGGTGGTGAAGGCGTTGCGCAAAGTCACCCAGTTGCCGCTGGATTGTCACCTGATGATCGAAAACCCGGACCTCTACATCGGCGCCTTTGCGGACGCCGGAGCGGACTGGATCTCGGTGCACCAGGAAGAGTGCGTGCACCTGAACCGGACTCTGACTTTGATCAAGTCGCACGGCTGCCGCGCCGGCGTGGTGATCAACCCCGCGACCCCGGTGGCCACCCTTTGCGAGGTGCTCGACCTCGTGGACTTCGTGCTGGTGATGTCGGTGAACCCCGGCTTCGGCGGGCAGAAGTTCATCCCGGCGTCGCTGCACAAGATCGCGCGCCTGGCAGCCATGCGGACCGAACGCAACCTGAATTACCGCATCGAGGTGGATGGCGGAATCGCCTTGGACACGGTGCAGCAGGTGGTACGCGCCGGGGCGGAGATACTGGTGGCGGGCAGCGCCGTGTTCGGCTCCGGCGACATCAAGAGCAACGCGGCATCCCTGCTCAAGGCGGCGACCGAAGCGACCCTGCTGAAAGTGTAG
- the bamD gene encoding outer membrane protein assembly factor BamD, which produces MLRRFLSFLLLALMVVALAGCHNKKVSNPLADVGSKQPDKVLFDRAMDQMKHNHMDQARIILQTLINTYPDSEYIARAKLAVGDSWYAEGGSAALAQAENEYKDFETFFPNLPEAAEAQLKVANIHYRQMEKPDRDFTHALRAEEEYRSLIQEFPDSKLVPEAKERLLEVQEVLAEREFLIGRFYLMREAWAATVARLQTVVDEYPLYSGADEALYLLGNAYERQIDVIRAAKFDEVAKGKLLKGFTDKAAVAYARIITRYPMTNRAGDARKRLEALHRPVPTPTPEMIAQNKKEEESRRELGHWGKLKLNLHRSPDTSLAARVGEPTLVDPTPTNAPDIVKANMAAYHAATGKPPAGTGSVSVETVKGATTPLPNQPVPRSDAAPAENAGDTGPPELRPIKPADSADPAAKSSAPATPPAQINEAAAGQAVPTAADSSSSAAASSAGSSANDKNSSSTSKKKKKKGLGKLIPF; this is translated from the coding sequence ATGTTGCGACGTTTTCTTTCCTTTCTCTTGCTGGCGCTGATGGTGGTCGCGCTGGCGGGCTGCCACAACAAGAAAGTCTCCAACCCGCTGGCCGATGTTGGGTCCAAGCAGCCGGACAAGGTGTTGTTTGATCGGGCCATGGACCAGATGAAGCACAACCATATGGACCAGGCGCGGATCATTTTGCAGACGCTAATTAACACCTATCCGGATTCGGAGTACATCGCGCGTGCCAAGCTGGCGGTGGGCGATTCCTGGTACGCCGAAGGAGGCTCGGCGGCCTTGGCCCAGGCGGAGAACGAGTACAAGGACTTCGAAACCTTCTTTCCCAACCTGCCGGAAGCGGCCGAGGCGCAGTTGAAGGTGGCTAATATCCACTATCGGCAAATGGAGAAGCCCGACCGCGATTTCACTCACGCCTTGCGCGCGGAAGAGGAGTACCGGTCGCTGATCCAGGAATTCCCCGACAGCAAGCTGGTGCCGGAGGCAAAAGAGCGGCTGCTGGAGGTGCAGGAGGTGCTGGCGGAGCGCGAGTTCCTCATCGGGCGGTTCTATCTGATGCGCGAGGCTTGGGCGGCAACCGTGGCTCGGCTGCAGACGGTGGTAGACGAGTATCCCCTGTACAGCGGCGCCGACGAGGCTCTGTACCTATTGGGCAATGCCTACGAGCGGCAGATTGACGTGATCCGCGCGGCAAAATTCGATGAAGTGGCCAAGGGGAAGTTGCTCAAGGGATTTACCGACAAGGCCGCGGTCGCCTACGCGCGCATCATCACCCGTTACCCGATGACCAACCGCGCCGGCGATGCCCGCAAGCGTCTGGAGGCATTGCACCGGCCGGTTCCCACGCCCACCCCGGAGATGATCGCGCAGAACAAGAAGGAAGAAGAGAGCCGGCGCGAACTGGGACACTGGGGCAAGCTCAAGCTGAACCTGCATCGCAGCCCCGACACCTCGCTGGCAGCGCGGGTGGGCGAGCCGACCCTGGTGGATCCGACGCCGACCAACGCGCCCGACATCGTCAAAGCAAATATGGCGGCGTATCACGCGGCCACCGGCAAGCCGCCGGCAGGAACGGGCAGCGTCAGCGTGGAAACAGTGAAGGGCGCCACCACACCGCTGCCCAATCAGCCTGTGCCGCGCAGCGACGCGGCGCCGGCGGAGAATGCGGGCGACACCGGGCCGCCGGAGCTGAGGCCCATCAAGCCGGCGGACAGCGCGGATCCGGCGGCGAAGTCGTCCGCTCCAGCGACGCCTCCGGCGCAGATCAACGAAGCGGCCGCAGGCCAGGCCGTGCCGACGGCGGCGGATTCCAGTTCTTCAGCGGCTGCCTCTTCTGCTGGCAGTAGTGCCAATGATAAGAACTCGTCGTCGACCAGCAAGAAGAAAAAGAAGAAGGGGCTGGGGAAGCTGATTCCGTTCTAG